One Xenopus tropicalis strain Nigerian chromosome 8, UCB_Xtro_10.0, whole genome shotgun sequence genomic window carries:
- the LOC100485991 gene encoding uncharacterized protein LOC100485991, with protein MSFRSFADLLLSVALLHLPLALSRQVYTTSHGGTCIGPCAQETKEYYWCKQKGGNNKWWDYCSTEEGYDSYNRLCLSGCQRIRGSKYEQCYTENGWSKCGHVVEEIEHYYTSYNKLCDSDCILDGSYFECTDKLGNEGYCSPLNDVTIKGVLCREDHSCDSRDYDYTWCYTDNNNNWDYCGTVFSNCEYNNQKKYADGDEVCRITDTGNRRELVLIANVPSQGLHQPSRYQFTEACRLINTIDANFCFPNRIQSMASSDNIRLDMQGTFERDGVRYLNVQLQLNEPKQGSTTTTIAQIGFPHDLDTAVFARYIRRALQTSMSSAFHKAPIEIIITMNRI; from the coding sequence atgtCCTTCAGATCATTTGCTGACTTGCTGCTGTCTGTGGCTCTTCTGCACTTGCCTTTGGCTTTATCAAGACAAGTTTATACCACAAGCCACGGTGGGACTTGCATAGGCCCCTGTGCACAAGAAACAAAAGAATACTATTGGTGCAAACAGAAAGGAGGTAACAATAAATGGTGGGATTACTGCTCCACCGAGGAAGGTTATGATTCCTACAACAGACTGTGTTTATCAGGTTGCCAGAGGATCAGGGGTTCTAAGTATGAACAGTGTTACACAGAAAACGGCTGGAGTAAATGTGGCCATGTAGTGGAAGAGATTGAGCATTACTATACCTCATATAACAAACTCTGTGATAGCGATTGTATTCTTGATGGTAGTTATTTTGAGTGTACAGACAAATTAGGAAATGAAGGATATTGTTCACCCTTAAATGATGTAACTATAAAAGGAGTTCTGTGCCGAGAAGATCACTCCTGTGATTCCCGCGATTATGATTACACCTGGTGCTACACAGATAATAATAACAATTGGGATTACTGTGGGACAGTATTTAGTAACTGCGAATACAATAACCAAAAGAAATATGCTGATGGAGATGAGGTTTGTAGAATAACAGACACGGGAAACAGACGTGAGTTGGTATTAATAGCCAATGTGCCTTCCCAAGGTTTACACCAACCTTCAAGATACCAATTTACCGAGGCTTGCCGTCTCATTAACACAATAGATGCTAACTTTTGTTTCCCCAATCGCATTCAAAGCATGGCCTCCTCTGATAATATAAGACTGGATATGCAAGGAACATTCGAGCGTGACGGAGTTAGGTATCTGAATGTGCAACTTCAACTAAATGAGCCAAAGCAAGGATCCACAACCACAACCATTGCGCAGATCGGTTTCCCCCATGATCTAGACACTGCTGTCTTTGCCAGATACATAAGGAGAGCCCTGCAAACCAGCATGAGTAGCGCTTTCCATAAAGCTCCTATAGAGATTATCATAACCATGAACCGCATCTAG
- the LOC108648300 gene encoding uncharacterized protein K02A2.6-like — MATLGHMEEFDVSDPSSWDLYAERLSYFLEANTIANPEQKRAVLLTVCGAKTFSVIRSLTAPASPKTKSYEELIAMLKAHFSPTPSVIIQRFHFHKRNQRADETISTYIAELRHIAEHCQFGEFLNDMLRDQLVCGIQNEALQRRLLAEPNLTLAAAQEKALAAETALLHTKAIHHTATSVHTISSKQGDDIQFQNNKPKDYFATNASPFTPCIGCGGQHRRSVCPFKNAVCHYCKKKGHVIRVCKARVNQEKQSDNAKFSHKNLPTNKGAATGTEVNQLYHIQHVNSKGPVNSEITANVFIHGHRCEMEIDSGAAFTIISSELFDKLFPHNPPTLSKPGCTLRDYNGQSVELLGSCDVSVQYNTFSGMLPLIVAKGTQKSLLGRNWFSPLKISIQGIHVVTGGSVKKAIEEFPQVFANELGTYKGPPVSLRLDPAISPIHMKARSVPYALRPKIEAELERLTAQGVFEPVTHTQWATPIVPVLKPNGDVRLCGDYKCTVNKALNQHPYPVPAVNQLLSTLAGGKVFAKLDLAQAYQQLLVDEASADAQTIITHRGAFRVKRLQFGISTAPGIFQHFMETLLSSIPGVVPYFHDVLLMGPSESILADRLREVLSRFDSSGIRLKKEKCEIGATSVNFLGYRIDASGIRPTESKVKAIHDAPEPKCKQELQAFLGLLNFYHSFLAHKATVAEPLHRLLDKGVPWNWTPKHSEAFCKVKQLLTSDSLLVHYDEDRPLILTTDASPYGVYH; from the coding sequence ATGGCTACCCTGGGACACATGGAGGAATTTGATGTAAGTGACCCTTCTTCTTGGGACTTATATGCAGAGAGACTTTCTTACTTCCTAGAAGCAAACACTATAGCTAACCCTGAGCAAAAGAGGGCAGTGCTACTGACTGTCTGTGGGGCTAAAACATTTTCAGTCATTCGCTCACTCACTGCCCCGGCCTCTCCAAAAACAAAGTCTTATGAGGAGTTAATAGCAATGTTAAAGGCACATTTTTCTCCAACACCATCTGTCATTATACAGAGATTTCACTTCCACAAAAGAAACCAAAGAGCAGATGAAACAATTTCTACCTATATTGCAGAATTACGGCACATAGCAGAGCATTGCCAGTTTGGAGAGTTCCTTAATGATATGCTGAGAGATCAGTTAGTCTGTGGGATTCAGAATGAGGCCTTGCAGCGCCGGCTTCTCGCTGAGCCTAACCTGACACTGGCAGCTGCGCAGGAGAAGGCCTTGGCTGCAGAAACTGCACTTTTACACACTAAGGCAATTCATCATACAGCAACCAGTGTGCACACCATATCCTCCAAACAGGGAGATGACATTCAATTTCAAAACAACAAACCAAAAGACTATTTTGCAACAAATGCATCACCATTTACACCATGTATTGGATGTGGTGGTCAGCACAGACGCTCTGTATGCCCTTTTAAGAATGCCGTCTGTCATTACTGCAAAAAGAAAGGCCATGTAATACGAGTTTGCAAAGCAAGAGTTAATCAGGAAAAACAAAGCGATAATGCAAAGTTTTCACATAAAAATTTACCAACAAATAAAGGGGCAGCCACTGGAACAGAGGTCAACCAGCTGTATCATATCCAACATGTCAACAGTAAGGGCCCCGTAAACTCTGAAAttactgcaaatgtttttatacatgGCCATCGGTGTGAAATGGAGATTGACTCAGGAGCCGCATTTACCATAAtaagctctgaattatttgataaactgTTCCCTCACAATCCTCCCACATTATCAAAGCCAGGGTGCACACTCCGTGACTATAATGGACAGTCTGTTGAGCTTCTTGGAAGTTGTGATGTGAGTGTTCAGTACAACACATTCAGCGGAATGTTACCCCTGATTGTTGCCAAAGGTACTCAAAAAAGCCTTTTGGGAAGGAACTGGTTCTCTCCATTAAAAATCAGCATCCAAGGCATCCATGTTGTCACTGGGGGATCAGTAAAGAAGGCCATTGAGGAATTTCCACAAGTTTTTGCAAATGAACTAGGCACTTACAAGGGTCCACCTGTGTCACTTAGATTAGACCCTGCAATCTCACCCATACACATGAAAGCCAGATCTGTGCCATATGCTTTACGTCCAAAAATTGAAGCTGAACTTGAACGTCTCACAGCACAAGGGGTCTTTGagccagtgacacacacacaatggGCAACCCCAATTGTGCCAGTTCTTAAGCCTAATGGTGATGTGAGACTCTGTGGAGACTATAAATGCACAGTAAATAAAGCTCTTAATCAGCATCCATATCCTGTGCCTGCTGTGAATCAACTGTTATCCACACTAGCTGGTGGCAAGGTTTTTGCAAAACTTGATCTTGCCCAGGCATACCAACAGTTGTTGGTGGATGAAGCTTCTGCAGATGCCCAGACTATTATTACCCATCGGGGTGCATTCAGGGTAAAGcgcctccagtttggaatttcaactgcaCCAGGAATATTCCAGCACTTTATGGAAACCTTGCTATCCAGCATTCCTGGTGTTGTACCATATTTTCATGATGTTCTACTAATGGGGCCATCTGAAAGTATACTGGCTGACCGCCTTAGAGAAGTACTATCTCGTTTTGATTCATCAGGCAttcgtttaaaaaaagaaaagtgtgagATCGGAGCTACCAGCGTAAACTTCTTGGGGTACCGTATAGATGCTTCAGGCATTCGTCCTACAGAAAGTAAAGTGAAAGCTATCCATGATGCACCTGAACCAAAATGTAAACAAGAACTTCAAGCATTCCTTGGGTTGCTCAATTTCTATCACAGCTTCCTTGCTCACAAGGCAACAGTGGCAGAGCCTCTTCATCgcttgcttgacaaaggggtcccATGGAATTGGACTCCTAAACATTCAGAGGCCTTCTGCAAAGTTAAACAGTTGCTGACATCTGATTCTCTTCTTGTCCATTATGATGAAGATCGGCCATTAATACTTACTACAGATGCATCTCCTTATGGtgtgtaccactag
- the LOC100486580 gene encoding uncharacterized protein LOC100486580, whose product MFLRSIVGWLLTVALLPLALSRQVYTTSYGGTCTTACKQSKTGYYWCEQKGGNYKWWDYCSPKEGYDSNYRPCLSGCQKIMGSKYEQCFTSEGWSKCGHVVEEFESYYTSDNALCVTDCMFDREYFICTDIRGKKQKCSPLKDVTAKGETCRKDHPCDSHGNGYTWCYTSYNKDWGYCGKVLSDCEYHHRTIRADGDKEICRITDRGNRRELVLTAIPVPDTDFRRPLRVQYTEASRLINTIDANFYFPNRIHTMASSDDVRLDMQGSFQHDGVRYLNVQLQLNQPRGERSTTIAQILFPQDLDTVVFSRYIRRALHTSMTSSYYRPPVKIIITMNRI is encoded by the coding sequence ATGTTCCTCAGATCTATTGTCGGCTGGCTGCTGACTGTTGCTCTGCTGCCATTGGCTTTATCAAGACAAGTCTATACTACAAGCTATGGTGGGACTTGCACAACCGCTTGTAAACAATCTAAAACAGGGTACTATTGGTGTGAACAGAAAGGTGGCAACTATAAATGGTGGGATTACTGCTCCCCTAAAGAAGGTTATGATTCCAACTACAGGCCGTGTTTATCAGGTTGTCAGAAGATCATGGGTTCTAAGTACGAACAGTGTTTTACAAGCGAAGGATGGAGTAAATGTGGACATGTAGTTGAAGAGTTTGAGAGTTACTATACCTCAGATAATGCACTTTGTGTAACTGATTGTATGTTTGATAGAGAATATTTTATATGTACAGACATacgtggaaaaaaacaaaaatgctcaCCATTAAAGGATGTAACTGCAAAAGGAGAGACATGCCGAAAAGATCACCCATGTGATTCACACGGTAACGGTTACACCTGGTGCTACACAAGCTATAATAAAGATTGGGGTTATTGCGGGAAAGTATTAAGTGACTGTGAATATCATCACCGAACAATACGTGCTGATGGAGATAAAGAGATTTGTAGAATAACAGACAGGGGAAACAGACGTGAGTTGGTACTAACAGCCATTCCAGTGCCTGATACTGATTTCCGCCGACCGTTACGAGTACAATATACTGAAGCCTCCCGTCTCATTAACACAATAGATGCTAACTTTTATTTCCCCAATCGCATCCACACCATGGCTTCTTCTGATGATGTTAGACTGGATATGCAAGGGTCATTTCAGCATGATGGAGTTAGGTATCTGAATGTACAACTTCAACTAAATCAGCCAAGGGGAGAACGTTCCACAACCATCGCTCAAATCCTTTTCCCACAGGATCTAGACACTGTTGTCTTTTCCAGATACATAAGAAGAGCCCTGCACACCAGCATGACTAGCTCTTACTATAGACCTCCTGTAAAGATTATCATAACTATGAACCGTATCtaa
- the LOC100490432 gene encoding uncharacterized protein LOC100490432, with translation MPHRCFISLLMIYTLPTLPVVLLKQVHTTSYGGVCTSPCVQKWSSYYWCEQEGGSNSRWDYCSPEAGYDYKLSRCNSKCQYNNSKYKWCWTGYLRMTWGYCGNIIEEFEEHYTWKNVACKGECDLVGGYFKCTDTNGKQDYCSPSTDVTYRGEPCRIDHRCGTYGYTYYWCYTDNSNNWDYCGKIISSCEDHDPLLQGRRLAAQEEEEICRITDSGNKCETVLTAIPVSDNVLYQPSRREFTEASCLINRVNENLFFPESAQTIIFSDTLRLDLQGTFLIDRVRYYNVQIQINGPRQGSSSIAQIFFPEDLDTTRFSRYIRRALQISMRSAYHRPPVKVMIKMTQW, from the coding sequence ATGCCCCACAGATGTTTCATCAGTCTACTAATGATCTATACCCTTCCCACTCTCCCAGTAGTATTATTAAAACAAGTGCATACTACGAGTTATGGTGGGGTTTGTACATCACCATGTGTTCAAAAATGGTCTTCATATTACTGGTGCGAGCAAGAAGGTGGAAGCAATTCACGGTGGGACTACTGCTCTCCTGAAGCTGGTTATGATTACAAGCTCTCCAGGTGTAACTCAAAATGTCAGTACAACAATTCTAAGTATAAGTGGTGTTGGACAGGGTATTTGAGAATGACTTGGGGCTACTGTGGAAATATCATAGAGGAGTTTGAGGAACACTATACTTGGAAAAATGTTGCTTGTAAAGGTGAGTGTGATTTGGTAGGAGGATACTTCAAATGTACTGATACAAATGGAAAGCAAGATTATTGTTCTCCATCTACTGATGTGACCTACAGAGGAGAGCCATGCAGAATAGACCACAGATGTGGGACTTATGGTTACACGTACTATTGGTGTTACACGGATAATAGCAATAACTGGGATTACTGTGGCAAAATAATTAGCAGCTGTGAAGATCATGATCCATTATTGCAAGGCAGAAGACTCGCAGCTCAAGAAGAAGAGGAAATATGCAGAATTACAGACTCTGGAAATAAATGTGAGACGGTTCTTACAGCCATTCCTGTTTCTGACAATGTTTTGTATCAACCTTCACGCCGAGAATTTACGGAAGCTTCGTGTCTTATTAACAGGGTAAATGAAAACTTGTTTTTTCCTGAATCTgcacaaacaattattttttcagATACTTTGCGGCTGGATTTACAAGGAACATTTCTGATTGACAGAGTTAGGTATTATAATGTTCAAATTCAAATAAACGGACCCAGGCAAGGATCCTCAAGCATTGCTCAGATATTTTTCCCAGAAGATCTCGATACTACTCGTTTTTCAAGATACATTAGAAGGGCTCTGCAAATCAGCATGCGCAGTGCTTACCATAGACCTCCTGTAAAAGTTATGATAAAAATGACACAGTGGTAG